CCTTGTCATTTTGGGGTATCCGCTGTAATAAGTCTCCTTTAGTGTATCATTAGTGGAGACCTAGGCCACAGCCAGCAGGGAAAAGAGGGAGGCGGGTCCTGGCCCGGACCTGCTGGCAGGTGGCCGCCCCTGGGTGGGGCCACCCAGCCAAGCCCTCGGGGTATAAGTCACAGGAGGCCAGGGCCAGCTGAACACCTGTCAGGGACAGCTCCAGCGAGCACAGGTGCAGCAGGTGGCTACCCGAACCCAGCCCCAGCATGAGCTCCTTCGACCTCCCGGCATCCTCGCCACCGCGATGCAGCCCCCAGTTCCCCAGCATCGGCCAGGAGCCCCCGGAGATGAATCTTTACTATGAGAACTTCTTCCACACCCAGGGCATGCCCAGCCCTCAGCGCGCCCCCTCCTTCGAGGGTGGTGGAGAGTATGGGGCTACCCCTAACCCCTATCTCTGGCTCAATGGGCCAGCCATGACCCCACCGCCCTACCTGCCTGGTACTAACGCCAGTCCCTTCCTGCCCCAGGCCTATGGCATGCAGAGGCAGCTTCTGCCCAGCGACCTGGGCTGGCTGCCCATCCCCTCTCAGGAGGAGCTCATGAAGCTGGTGCGTCCACCATACTCGTACTCGGCTCTCATTGCCATGGCCATCCACGGGGCGCCCGAGCAGCGCCTCACGCTGAGCCAGATCTACCAGTACGTGGCTGATAACTTCCCCTTTTACAACAAGAGCAAGGCTGGCTGGCAGAACTCCATCCGCCACAACCTGTCACTGAACGACTGCTTCAAGAAGGTGCCCCGAGATGAGGACGACCCAGGTAAGACCGCAAGCAGTGCATGCGGAGTAGGAGACCACCCCCAGGAAGGCTGCAGATCCTTAAGGACTTACTTCATTTCTGCTCCGAACTCTATTCTAGAAAGTTCTAACTACAGCCACCACTCGatccacaaaactggaagctgCTAGGAGACAGGGCAAAAAGAAACCCTGGAAGCTGCTAGGAGACAGGGCAAAAAGAAACTCTGCCATGGAGGAGAATATGGGCTTTGGAAGCAGATTCAGGCTTCCCTGTCTCAGGGAGGCTGAGCTTgccgagcctcagtttccttttcttttaaaaaaaaaaaaaagatgcaaaggATGTCTATTAAAAAATTGTCTCTGCGCAGTCTTTGGTGTGGACAAAAGCTCAATATGCTGCAGTCATTATAATTCCCCTGTGCTTCAGTGCCCAGCACATAAGAAGTCCTTGGTAGAACTAGACCAAGCCAAGCCCAAGTGTACAGCAGCCAGGCCTGTAGCAGACAGGACCTGGCCTCGGTTGGGCACCATTGATGGCCTTATGACATGGCTCTGCCTGTCCTCCCTTCCATACAGAACCTCCTTTAATCCTGGCAGCACCCTGCAAGGTGTCTCTTCGTGAACCTATTGCTCAGGTGAGGAAAATAGCGTTCATGGGTGAAGGTGCCTTCCCAGAGTGACAGGGTTTGGAGTGGTAGTGATGGCGCTTGACTTAAACGCAGTTCCATTGCTGAGACTGGAATGTTCCTGTCAAATGATGAGCCACAGACGCTTGCAGAGAGGAGTGTAAAATATTCCTGGGTCCAGTTTCCAGAATTGAAGTCTAGTTTTGTTCTCCCACAGGAAGCCAGGGTATGGCTTGGAACCCTACCTCTGCCCCCTTTGAAGTCAGCCTTCGTCAGATCTATTTGTCCCTCAGAAGAGAGACTGTCCCATTCAAGGTCTTTTCCCACTTTCCAGCTCAGAGTAGCTGGGAAGAGTCGGGGTTTCCCTTCTGGTGGCACCTCAGTTGTACAGCTCTTGGACACATGTAATGTCTGTCCTGTCCATCAGTGAGTCTGGGGAGACGGGAATTTTTCAGACTAGAAAACAGATTTATCCAAAGTCAGTTGTCACTGAGGAGCAAAGCTAAGGCTCAAGTCATCTTCAGGATGCATATTCAGGAGTCCAGAACTGTTTCCTGGCTTTTCCTGGACCTTAGTAATAAATAGAGGCCCCCACCACTGCCCTACCCCTCCCTGGATCCCTTCATTCTGACACTTTACTCTTAAAAGGATCAATCCTGTCAATTCCTTCAGGCATAACTTATGCTCATTTCTATGCACTCCCAGAGCctcttgtggggggggggtaaggggTATTTAGAAAGAGATGGGTGTGTGGGAGTGTGCTCACAGAGAGATGGGCATGTGGGAGGAGCGCTTAGAGAGAGGtaggtgtgtggggtgtgtttaGAGAGAGGTGGTAGGGTGGGCAGATGTTAtgaaatttcttcatttctgtggcAGGCTTTGTTCTTTTCTGTGCATTGTTGCCCCTGATTTTAGTTTAGGATGTTGCAGACGAATAGCACCGGGTCTTGTGTCTACCTCTCTGTTTCCTTCACATCTCCCACTTCTGTCTCAGGCAAAGGGAATTACTGGACTCTGGACCCCAACTGTGAGAAGATGTTCGACAATGGAAACTTccgcaggaagaggaagaggaaatcaGACGCGTCTTCTAGCACAGGCTCCTTGGCATCGGAGAAAACGGAGACCGGTCTCCTGGCAGGCAGTCCCAAGCCCACGGAGCCTCAGGATGTCTTAGACACTGCCTCACCAGACACCACCAGCTCCCCAGAGAAGCgggcctcccctgccccctccgGCACCCCATGCCTCAACAACTTCCTCTCCACCATGACAGCCTATGTGAGTGGGACAAACCCCATGAGCCGCTCAGTGGCCACACCAGGACTGAGCCCGGAGCCGACTgacaagatggggcagaactcaCTAAGTTTCAACTCCTACACCCCCCTCACCAACCTCAGTAGCCACGGG
This Peromyscus leucopus breed LL Stock chromosome 8b, UCI_PerLeu_2.1, whole genome shotgun sequence DNA region includes the following protein-coding sequences:
- the Foxi1 gene encoding forkhead box protein I1, producing the protein MSSFDLPASSPPRCSPQFPSIGQEPPEMNLYYENFFHTQGMPSPQRAPSFEGGGEYGATPNPYLWLNGPAMTPPPYLPGTNASPFLPQAYGMQRQLLPSDLGWLPIPSQEELMKLVRPPYSYSALIAMAIHGAPEQRLTLSQIYQYVADNFPFYNKSKAGWQNSIRHNLSLNDCFKKVPRDEDDPGKGNYWTLDPNCEKMFDNGNFRRKRKRKSDASSSTGSLASEKTETGLLAGSPKPTEPQDVLDTASPDTTSSPEKRASPAPSGTPCLNNFLSTMTAYVSGTNPMSRSVATPGLSPEPTDKMGQNSLSFNSYTPLTNLSSHGSGGEWANPVPTNALGYGGSVLNQFSPHFYNSINTNSVLFPREGTEV